GTGTAaacagctgtaaaaaaaaaaacgtaataacCCTACAATTTCCGGTGGCACACACAGTCAGACAATTCCTGTTTGCCAAAAGTGTTTCCCGATGCACCAAATTGCCTGGTTCTGCCTTTTCCTCACTCACATTTCTCAGGAGGGACGACTTCCAACAGGAGTTGGAGATGCATGGTGATGGGCCCTGTAAGGTGCCAGAGCATCAACACATAAGAAAACTAACACAGAGAACAGTGTACGTTACTgttcgttcattcattcattttttgacCACTCATCCTGTTGAGGGTCCAAAtaagatggagcctatcccacctgacttcaggcgaggtgcaccctggactggtcaccagtcaatcacaagcAAGCACTTGCAGACAACCATGCACATGCACTCACATTCACAGCTATGGGTAATTTGGAGTCTCCATTTACCCTAagacgcatgtttttggactgtgggaggaaaccaacaCAAAAAccggaagaacatgcaaactccttaCTTACTCATGAGTCTGCGTGCCCACTTGACCTTCAGGTGAACATAGGGGTAGTAAAGGAGGAGCCCGCTGAGAATGAAGAGAGTACAGTAGAGGTACTCCATGGCTGGGCTGTCAATAATGGGGGCCAGAACCAGGTAGCAGGACACCAGGACCATTAGGACTGCTATTATAATCGGAACCTATGGATGGATATTGACAGCAATATAAGACTGTAATTTTTCCTTTGAAGAGAAGAACTCTGAAAAAGATGATGATAACGGCGCTATGCCTCCTTGGCtccaaatgacacttttttcaaccaaaaaaatatagGAACGCCATCGCCGGCTTACGACGTTGTATTAgcgccacattaaaaaaataataataatctgagatttcgagaataaagtcgcaaaatGGAGTCATAGTATTACGTAATATGACAgccaggaagacctgggttcaaatctccgcttgggcatctctgtgtgttcttctcgtgcgtgcgtggctttccacccacattccaaaaacatgcatgttaggttcattggctcattggagtgtgaatggttgtttgtctatatgtaccctgcgtaccccgcctctcgcccaaagtcagctgggataggctcgaccctgatgaggataagcggcatagaaaatggtggatggataTTACATGTCATACGAAGGAAAATacagcatagctcttcaggaagaaATCAGACTTCGCtctttataacgtggcagcaaaacagttGAGGTTACATGGCCATGCCTTTTTTCTGGGTTTTTTCTAACCTTTGGGCTTGGGCAaagttaatattacaactttttttctcataaatttacgactttatactcgaaatctcagatttttttttttttcaatgtggccctaatactctgttGTACCGACTAGCATAAATCACCCATagtggtttcagagaacagattgtacaataAAAGGTCTACTTCCTTCACAATTACAAGATAGACTGAACGAAAATTGTATTCGGCCTGAAAAGGGAGCGTGACATTCATAGCTGTCAATCACAGTTGtcccatgaacacacacacatgcctgtAGAGTGCGCGCACTTACATAATCTAAGCGAAGCGAAAAACTGTGAAAGAGAAAGCAgccaacaaaaaagacaaagcgAGAAGTAAAACTAGAGTAAATATTGGAGCTGATTTTCATCCGTGGGGCGATCTTTGAAAACAAAAGGATTTAAAAATGGATATGACGCTATATTCCTGTTGAAACTGTGAGTAAAACAACAGCACAACAAAACAACGCAAcagcaaaaaattgaaaaatcagcaggaattttacaagaagagggcgaaaagagaaaaaaagttgtaatctaacgagaaaaagacctcattttgcaagaatcacgtcgtaatattatgaggacaagtaacgtaattttagcagcataaagttgaaatattcaagaaagatGTTATTtgattaaagtcgtaatattctgaaaaatgaacaaaacaacaaagacctatttttggcaaattaagaaaaagttataatgttatgggaataaagtggcaATATTACTTGAGGAAAATTAAGAAGTTTActtgagaagaagaagaacattttttaaaacagtacAAATGGGGGGGGGAGTTCCTACTAATAATACCTTTTTTCACCTActccatcacaaagctgaagtacagttttttcttggaatagaacttgttatatattgttttacaaaatatcaaagtggcccttgaatcctttcgtttttcagtatgtgggcctctgtggaaaaagtttggacacccctgatttaagatAATGGTTATCAATGAAGCAGAGCCATCAAACACCTGTCGAGCAGCTAAGCAATATGTTTTGCAATCTACAATTTCTTGTcttacattttgtattaaaatattttttccaaaaacaggtcttgGAATTGGCTCGTTTTATATatggggtcgtcttatatttattattatacaactGTTGAGCAACTCTTAAgtataatatgcttttttattGCAACCAGTTGATATTTCACTGATGCTGAATacactatttaaaaaatatgaagagaTGTCGTATAATATTAGCACATCATCATGAACACCTCACCTTGACTGGTCTTTTCTCTCCTTCCTGGTGAATCGCATGGTGATAAGAGCCAAAATCGTCAGGCCGTAGAAAAACCACTGAGCAAAGCTGAAGTAGTTAATGAGGGAGTTGATGTCAGCTGGGATTATGTATAAAATACCCAATAAACCCTGAAAAGAAACATTATCTTTGTAACAGGAAACACTACCACTACTGTGATCCAGAAGCTGTTCATGCCAACATGCAGCGCTCACGTCAAACATGAGAGCTGGCGATGGGGTGAAGCGCCTCAGGCTGATAAAAGACAAAATTTCCACCATGTGACCATCTCGGGCACTCGCATAGGACAGTCTGAggaccaaaacaaaacattaagaaCGTGTGGAGTGTTTTCTTACCACTTTACATCATTGTCAGCCTTCTTATCGCCACCACTAAAGCCGAATCTTCCTCAGTTTGAGGGCTCTGTTACCTGCCAGCAGTGAAGCAGCTTCCATTGGCCCAGCCAAATGTAGAGAAGACAACAAACAGCGGAACAATCCAAGACATGGGGTAAAGAACTTTGTTTCCAAAAGTCTAAAGAGAGCAAGCAAGAAACAGTTCATTCATAGTGAAGGAGTTTTAGCTGTAATTAACAACATTATGTCAGCTCATATGTCATATCTGTCTTAACAAGTGCTTGCGCTGCTGTATACGACATAGAAAGAAACGTATACAGTGGAAACTTAGTttgcgtcattaattcgttctagaaggtcagactctaactgatacagacgctaaccaaatcaatttttcacatcagaaatcatgtaaatccaattaatccgttccagaaagccaaaaatgttaacacaaaatatgttttacatgcagaaaaaaaaattcaaaacgcatacaaatgatgaatgaaagggataaatgaacaattaaagttacttttaccttcattgaagacgtgattcttggcAACTGTCCCCAAAgtcatgatgtggcagcgagctcaaccaccaccaccttcctgttttgacatgagttttttttttttttttttttttacttcaatagtgtttctcacctcaatgctataacccaaaatggagccaaagaaagctgctagcgccagcattttgataaagaaggtgagaaacactattgaattcaagaaatagctcatgacaaaacagtaagctggtgtccgtgtggtgtctcgctgccacactcgtgtctttgggaacagtagtcttcagtaaaggtaaaagtaaccttaaatgttcatttagctctttcattcatcattcatatgcatttacaattgttttatgcatgtaaaactataattataaaactataaaagcgagttttgtgtttacatttttgagagtcaactgctgatgccATCACAGACGAGCGACATAACtgccagttgccattttgttcactAGCTAATAGAGTGTTAACAGGGAAAGACATtttctgatatatatatatatagcgtATTAATTACACAAGACACGTGCcctattgtacgctaactgaaaaatgcacgcaaaccaaggcaaaattgtggcgcaaaaaacacgctaaccggggcgggcgctagtgaggttccactgtatagtgaATATTAATGTTATTAATGTATTAAGTGTTTTGTGCTGATCTGTGTGTTTAGAAAGTGGTGGAGATTGGTGACTGTTTGAAGCCTGCCACtttatgtttttcaaaaataagaaaacaggcttcgccacacatcttaaaataaagcctatcataagtcagctacagacagtaggagctgtaagtttgatcattttgctttgCTCTGTTGAAGGTtggtgttgctgttaaaatgtgactgtaatgttagcactgtagctcatgCAGCTCTGCtggtgttgctaatgtttgtgtcctcctttcTACCCCTTAATGTTACTTTGTCCTATGTGATATAAGACATCTACGTGTCGAgttagactgtgtgtgtgtgtgtgtgtgtgtgtgtgtgcgtgtgtgtgtgtgtgtgtgtgtgtgtgtgtgtgtgtgtgtgtgtgtgtgtgtgtgtgtgtgtgtaaaaagtggataaggTGCACAATGGCGCTTTATAGAGCTACACACACTGGCTTGTTCCAACACTGCTCATTAGCAtgaaagctacacacacacacgaaacagcgtgttcccagtagggcttttaaaagcattttaaacCATGTAAATTTCACCATCAAGGCGAATGCACGATTGTGGGACGTCTGAGGCTTACTGTATTTTCAATTGTTGCCTCTTACCACGGCTACAGCTGGAGACCACAGTATTCCATTGGTGGTCAAGACACTGAAATAAGCAATGTTGATCATCACATAGCAGACGGACACCAAAGGGATCCCAATGATGATGGCTAACGGCAGGTTTCTGCAGCAAAATGAAAGAGAACAGTTATAAAAGTTTCCTTTAAAATGAGCAGGAAGGCAAGGAAGTCCTGCCACTAGAGGGCATCAAACACCAACAGTAATACAAGTAGATAGTATTTTTAATTCCCATCAAGCTATATCGCTGATTTACCTGAATGGGTCTTTCAGCTCTTCTGTGATGTAATTCAGCTGACTCCTGAGAATGTAATGaattgtaaacaaatgaagCGATCACACTTTATAAAGGAGTTGTCATATTATAAAAGTCATTGGGTGTAATAgttgtgtaacccgccctgttcgCACTACCCGCGGTGGGGTACGAACACTgtaccttcgcaatgggagacgagagcgctgaccacacggacAAAAGCCCAACcagtcgaccgcgtgttcaacGCAGCCCTCAAGGCAGCgcgagtgaggtttaccaacgtacacttgcgcagcctcataggctggcatccgttacatttgtgtattaaatgacaaatttaGTGGGTTATTGCTTATTGTGAAAAGACATTTACCATCCATCATAGGCCCAGAGCCCATTATAAAAGGCAAGTCCGATTGCTCCAACGGACGCTGGCTTGCCGTCAAATGCGTTCGACAAGGTCTCTGATTTTCCTGCATATGAAGATATAAACGTTAATGTTATGTACATAAAGCGAGCTcatattaatgttattattaaaaaggcAACGTCTGAAAAAACgtatgaacactgaccttgtgCCAACAGAACGATACCAGCTCCCACTATGAGGACGATGATGAATAGTTTGGCTGCGGTGAAGATGTTCTGCACATAGCTTTCCTACTTTGAAACTCAAACAGTTGATGGTGACAATGAAAACTGACAAAAGAAACATGAATGCTGATGGGTGATTGTTGTTTATGAAAACAAGGACCAATACTGCATATTAGAAGGAATGGTATTACTGGAAATGATTTACCATTatatcattatactgtatacagcaacttcatttttcaacttcagcaacagtgtggcatgcatgagaaagtgttatgtttgttgtcagaaaGTAAGAGCAATTCAGCAAAGTTGAGATATTAaggttagctatcattgaatgtatacaTTGATTATCATGACCACACAATTGCcggtcgcttctctgagactgtttttgtgtatgtgcaagCCCTACGGACATATACGTGGATATGCGACATCAGTGAGTGAAATCCATGTTGGCCAATCATTTTATTCCGGTaggaaaaacattttccaacttagaattgtgacaaatacagaCAATCAATGGTtgaatctgttcttttaaaagaCTATTAGTAACATCTGCTAGCCGTTTGTGTtcttctttgatttttttggttCAAAAAACGTGTAATTTGGAGTCAAAGAAGTACAGcacctttaactcattcaatcccagccatttttcaaatgacaaccctttcagtaccggccattttagacgatttggactgattttcaaggcacacagagtattgtgttctatggctatacaaATGTGGAACCTACCAAGATTAGACTCtagtctttcatcagaaaaaaaagtttgtttctaccattttccgttctttagtaatcagcagtagaacattggtaagtttcaggaaaatatcagttcccaacaaaaaggggaaaaaaaaaaaactttttctgaAAAGATAAATTtctagcataactttcactttgactcaaacttttttgcttttgtgacagctcaaatatctaaacaactgtaccacaacataaataacacaaaaaagggctgttttacatcaaaataacagtttGTTCACAAATATAACCCCGTGAactatttgcaattttcagattTGGACgagtgcgcacgtgtgtgtgcgtgtgcatgcgttaaaatttccctacgatgcgtaaccttctgcacgctctctcacttcctccttcttgtcacgtgtgatttttccagttacgcgatctctgccgagctcttatcaaatgcacttctgccacctcggGGCCGTTTTTAtgccttaaaattgctctgacgTGAAATCCATTAgcggagagttgcgtcatcaccttcttttgcctctcgtgcaaaaaaaaaaacgtataaacaCGTTGttgttaattcatatatttttgacaaaccatgatatgagtgaagccgcaaaacttgaagcgcaaagtggcgagggatgactgtaattagTTTTCAAATTtctgaaataacagcctctctctaATTATCACC
The sequence above is a segment of the Dunckerocampus dactyliophorus isolate RoL2022-P2 chromosome 3, RoL_Ddac_1.1, whole genome shotgun sequence genome. Coding sequences within it:
- the LOC129178492 gene encoding LOW QUALITY PROTEIN: b(0,+)-type amino acid transporter 1-like (The sequence of the model RefSeq protein was modified relative to this genomic sequence to represent the inferred CDS: inserted 1 base in 1 codon; deleted 1 base in 1 codon) gives rise to the protein MEVNSSSERKESGLDMDKRQVKATVLHKEVSVIITAFFIVTINCLSFKVGSYVQNIFTAAKLFIIVLIVGAGIVLLAQGKSETLSNAFDGKPASVGAIGLAFYNGLWAYDGWSQLNYITEELKDPFRNLPLAIIIGIPLVSVCYVMINIAYFSVLTTNGILWSPAVAVTFGNKVLYPMSWIVPLFVVFSTFGWANGSCFTAGRLSYASARDGHMVEILSFISLRRFTPSPALMFDGLLGILYIIPADINSLINYFSFAQWFFYGLTILALITMRFTRKEXKRPVKVPIIIAVLMVLVSCYLVLAPIIDSPAMEYLYCTLFILSGLLLYYPYVHLKVKWARRLMRPITMHLQLLLEVVPPEKCE